The following coding sequences are from one Nicotiana tomentosiformis chromosome 3, ASM39032v3, whole genome shotgun sequence window:
- the LOC138908267 gene encoding uncharacterized protein codes for MTFNYLAFDNKPVYVNDSLHWLRSDSRVVAFNTKKEEATILDVPEFINHHNPIFGIGTWLGISQGLLTLFCIFKKSIVVIAAYDYLSSNWRVTHTSDNVITGVDGYINGFPIWIDGKQVLFLEDSRRLIRHQYLYDYDYEINGYKSVYGQNQVLPSI; via the coding sequence ATGACTTTTAACTATTTGGCTTTTGACAATAAACCTGTTTACGTGAATGATTCCTTGCATTGGCTCAGAAGTGATAGTCGTGTTGTTGCTTTTAATACAAAGAAAGAAGAGGCTACGATTCTTGACGTGCCTGAGTTCATCAATCATCATAATCCCATCTTCGGGATTGGTACATGGTTAGGGATATCACAAGGTTTACTTACCCTTTTTTGTATTTTCAAGAAATCCATAGTCGTCATTGCTGCTTATGACTACCTAAGCAGCAATTGGAGAGTTACTCACACTTCGGACAATGTCATTACTGGTGTGGACGGCTATATTAATGGTTTTCCAATCTGGATTGACGGCAAACAAGTGCTTTTCCTAGAAGATAGTCGTCGGCTGATACGACATCAGTATTTGTACGACTATGATTATGAAATCAACGGGTATAAaagtgtatacggtcaaaaccaagTTTTGCCCTCCATAtga